From one Trifolium pratense cultivar HEN17-A07 linkage group LG1, ARS_RC_1.1, whole genome shotgun sequence genomic stretch:
- the LOC123914339 gene encoding flowering-promoting factor 1-like protein 2, whose product MSGVWVFNKGVFRLVENPQAEASDGRHGKRKMLVHLPTGEVVTSYAFLERILTGLGWERYYDGDPDLYQFHKHSSIDLISLPRDFSKFNSIHMYDIVVKTPNVFHVRDK is encoded by the coding sequence atgtcaGGCGTTTGGGTGTTCAACAAAGGTGTGTTTCGATTGGTTGAGAATCCTCAAGCAGAGGCATCAGATGGAAGGCATGGGAAGAGGAAGATGTTGGTTCACTTGCCGACGGGGGAAGTGGTAACTTCTTATGCTTTTCTTGAGAGAATATTGACTGGATTAGGTTGGGAGAGGTACTATGACGGAGATCCTGATTTATACCAATTTCATAAACACTCTTCTATTGACCTAATCTCGCTACCTAGAGATTTCTCCAAATTCAATTCCATCCATATGTATGATATTGTCGTCAAAACCCCTAATGTCTTCCATGTTAGGGATAAGTGA